TGGCGAAAAGCTTGTGGATCAGGCTGCATTCCGCCAATCGATGACGGATATCAAAAGAATTGACTTCTATGCCAACAGCTCCAACTACGGCAGTGTGAATGTGGACAATATTCGTGTTACGCAAGGGATTGGATATTCCAAAACGGATGCAACGTTGTCCAGCATTAGCAGTAGCGCAGGAGAGTTAACGCGTTTGGATGAAACGCACTACAGCATTCAGGTTCCAAGTGAAACCGAGCAGATTACGCTTACACCGACGGCAAGCAGCCCGAATGCAGCCTCTGTTACAGTCAATGAAATATCCGTTTCAAGCGGTACGGTATCGGTGCCAATTGAATTGACTGGCGATCAAACAGATATTCCGGTTGTGGTCACAGCGGAAGATAACAAAACGATGGTCAGCTATACGGTCACGGTAAACCGCATTTCGCCACTGATGGATGCCTCCCTGCGAGGCCTTGAAATCAGTAGCGGGACGCTATCGCCTGATTTTAACAAGGATACGTTGGAATATACGGTGAAGGTGCCCTATGAAGTTGCGTATATGACCTTCACACCAACTGCAAGTAATAGCCAAGCCGATATTTCCATCAATGAAAAAAGCATTGCAAGCGGTCATGAATCCAGTGAAATACCGTTATTGGTGGGAGAAAACGAAATTGAGCTGCTGGTTGTTTCGCAAGACGGTACAGCCAATGCGATTTATAAAGTCGTGGTTACCCGTGAGGTTAATTCGAAAGGAGCGGTGACGGGAATCGTTCAGGACACAGGGGCGAACCATTTGTCCGGTGTACTTGTAACGTTAACAGATGGTGTTCACAACTACTCGGGCCATACAGACCCAAGCGGATCATTTACTTTCTCGTCCATCGAGCCAGGCTCGAATTACCAGCTATCAGCATCGAAAGCCGGATATGAGGATGCCACCCTGCAAGGAATAGAGGTAACGGCAGGACAAACGACATCCGGTCTGCAGGTAACCTTACCTGCAAACAGAGCGGTTGCTTCCCTGCACGGCAAGACGAGCGTAAGAGCAGGAGAGGTTCTGGACTCTGCTTTCCGCATCAGTAATGTATCTGCGAGTGTGTACTCGGCGGTTTATACGGCAGAAATAAACATCACGTTTGATACGAATCAGGTAGAGTGGTTGTCTGTAGATACCGATTTGCCGAAGCTGAGCTTTGAGCAAAAGGAACTAACAGACGAAGGTCATCTGGCCGTAAAGGTTGCCATGCAAGACAATCAGCCGCTACCGGCGGATACGGATTTATTCAATGCTCATTGGAAAGCGAAAGAAAGCGCTGCGCTGAGCGAAACCTCGATCGGTTTAACGGCTGTCTTTGAGAATGGCTGGGGAGAAGCATTTAACGGAGTGCCATCCGAACATGCTTTTGTCGTGACAAAGGATTGGAAAACAGCATTGCAGAGCTTAATGGAGGAAACACAGCTCATCTATGATCAATCCGTTGAAGGTGATCATAAAGGTGAGTACCCTGCAGGAGCTAAGGCTCCGCTTGCCGCCAGCTTAAGCGAGGCGGGAGCAGTGCTTAGCGATGTTATAGCAACTGACGTTCAGTGGCAGCAGGCTTTCGATCATCTGGAGCAAGCCAAGCAAATCTTCCTTGTACTAGTAAGGTCGGAGGATGCCGGGTCTTCGGACGGGAACAACGGCGAAAGCGATAACGACGGAAGCAGTGGCGGCAGTAATGGAAGTGATGACATCGGAAGCGGAAGCGATGGAAATAGTGATAATAGCAACAGCGGCGGGAGTGACGGAAGCAGTAATAGCGGCAGCAGCTCTTCAAGCAGCGACCAGACTACAAGTACGGATACCGGAATCGATACCAGCAAGCCTGGAGTTACCGCCACAGCTGACAGCAAAGGGACAGCGGTGATATCCAAAAAAGCGTTCGAACACGCGGTATCAACCGCAACTACGGATGAATCCGGCAAGAAAGTAGTTCAAATCAAAGTTCAATCGACGGACAGTAAGAAGGAGTATGGCGTGCAGCTTCCGGCTTCTTCCCTGACAGGTGGAAAGGGCTCGTATTCGATTCAATTGGAAACCCCGGCAGGCACGCTTGTGTTGTCCAACGAAATGCTGAGCGGGCCAACTTCTGCACAAACCGTGGAAGTGCGTCTAGCCCAGCTTCCGAAAGAGAATTTAAATACGGCAGATCAAAACCGATTCGGACAACGTCCTGTTTTGGATATGCAGGTGTTAGTGGACGGGAAGGCAATTTCCTGGAACAATCCTGAGGCTCCCGTGACGGTCAAGGTTCCGTATGAACCGTCCAACCGTGAACTTCAAAATCCGGAGCAAATCGCCGTAGTTTATGTGGATGGCAATGGACATGTCACACCTGTGCCAAACGGGCATTATGATGCTTCGACAGGTCAAGTTGTCTTTGCGACGAAGCACTTTAGCCGATATGGGGTTGTGTTTGAGCCTAAATCTTTTACAGATTTAACGGATGTAGAATGGGCTCGTAAGTCCATTGAAACATTGGCATCCAGAGGTGTTATTGAAGGGGTTACAAATCGCAGCTTCAATCCGCAGGACAGTATTACAAGAGCCGATTTCCTAGTGCTGCTGGTGCGCGCTTTGGAATTCCAGTCGAAAACGTCGGCATCGTTTGACGATGTGCAGCCGGATGCATACTATGCGTCTGCCATTTCGACAGCAAGAGCATATGGCATTACCTCGGGATCAGGCGACAACCAATTCCAGCCGGGGCAATTGATTACCCGCGAGGATACGATGGTGCTGACAGCAAGAGCTTTGGAAGCTGCTAAGCAGCTATCTAGCAGCGATACGTCCGCGCAACCGGCTGCGTTCCGTGATGCAGCTGACATTTCCAACTATGCCGTAAGCAGTATTGCCGCTTTGACTGCATCAGGTTTTGTTCAAGGTGATGAGAGCGGACTCCATCCGAAGGAGAACCTGTCGCGGGCACAAGCAGCTGCTATGCTGTACCGCATTTTAGTTAAGCAATAAGGTCATTCAAAAGCCCGGGGGCATTCTTAACGAAGCCCCCGGGCTTTTTTCAGTGCAGGAAGTAGTGTGAAATAGTGAAAGAACTTGATTCAATGCGCAATGTAAGCTTGCTCAAGTCCCATTTATAATGAAGCTACAACATCAACAAGCGAGTAAGAATCAGCGCTTTGACAGGAGTGGAGACTAATTATGAAAGGTATTGCGCTGCAGAATGACAAGATACCTGTTAAAAAGAAAAAGCAAGCATCCCGTTTCTTAGCAGATGGGAATCCCCGATAGCGGGCTATTTGTTCCTATCACCCTGGCTGTTAGGCTTCGTCCTATTAACATTAGGGCCGATCCTCATGTCTCTGTATTATTCGTTTACCGATTATTCGCTGCTGGATGCCCCGCACTGGGTTGGAACGAAGAATTACAGCTATATACTGACTGAGGATGATACATTTCGTGATTCGCTTAAGGTGACCTTGCTGTTTGTTTTGTTTTCGGTGCCGGTAAAGCTTATCACAGCACTGCTGGTAGCCATGCTGCTCAATAAGAACATTAAAGGGATTTCATTCTATCGCACGATGATCTACTTTCCGTCTTTGATCGGAACGAGTATTGCCGTATCGATCCTGTGGAAGAACATTTTCAGCCAGGACGGCTTCATTAATCAAGCGTTAGCTTTGGTAGGGATTGAAGGTAAAGCGTGGATCGCCAATCCTAGCACCTCCTTGGGCACGCTTGTCCTGCTGGTTGCTTGGCAGTTCGGTTCTGCCATGATTATTTTTCTAGCGGGACTTAAGCAAATCCCTAGGGATCTGTACGAAGCGTCTTCTGTAGACGGGGCCTCGAAGGTAAGACAATTCTTTACGATCACTCTTCCGATGCTGTCTCCGATTTTATTGTTTAACTTTGTACAGTCGACGATCAACTCATTTCAAATGTTTACACAAGCCTTCATAATTACGAATGGCGGTCCGGTGAATTCCACGTATGTGTATGTGATGTACTTGTATGAAAGAGCATTCTCCAAGTTTCAAATGGGCTACGCATCCTCGCTGGCCTGGATTCTGTTGGTGATCATCGCAGTAGTAACCGCCGTTATTTTTGCAACTTCCAAATACTGGGTA
This genomic window from Paenibacillus hexagrammi contains:
- a CDS encoding S-layer homology domain-containing protein, with the protein product MFKKISTKSISLLLSASLLFGLSIGVLPVPKAQAIQPSGTSYYVDATGGSDSNEGTSDSTAWKTLERVSATNFQPGDRILFKSGEVWEGQLWPKGSGSEGNPIIIDAYGSGSKPAIQGNGTVNDAVRLFNQEYWEIHNLDVSNEVAPTSTPGENLGDYRGIHISGDNSTTLDYFRIESVDVHDVTGEIHWISGTQPIPPEPGIRFKTGWDGSKKTGGIVFDTTVPDIYNPPAQATILNDVVVEKSTVSNTSFAGIVFKQYTGDGKDQDGTTIATSTGWGERSSDTDPKFTPHTNVTIRDNFITQQNTDYGCNGMYLTDIRGGLVEGNVVYRTGTSGIEMYYADDIVVQHNEVYETTQKAGGADSNGIDPDKATTNIIIQYNYIHDNGDGILICQFSFGDTIIRNNVIKSNSRYPIYLHSDRKAVAQVYNNTIYNDKSNYLIYGYGSSLDATYHIKNNNLYTTRAGATITTSGTTFYENNNYYGSNLTIPAVDAKAIQVDPKFVSTVAGPSGTAETGPMLDSALGFRSQSGSGVINAGLVMSDNGGKDYAGSILYNGAPDIGAFEYYTAEGSTTESLNGKVRDGAGKPVAGVKLTLTVNGTPYMATTDAKGTYVIADVPLTLQAELKAEKAGYETVTTNVDIQPPNMTTQDVVITSTSPYGSLSANILDEKMDPLADAAVQVLYESEVLASGNSDAAGVVHMTQVPIGDGYSIQVSKPGYFAASKSNIAITPESQTDIGSLLLSSKQPQVLYDHKFNDMASGNMSSQDDLTVSTSGGKVEITEVPDTSDKSVRLTRSSNSGNTTLSEAFATPLKGIVTIEADLMRNDTYTSGNNWFSLPYVYGTSPSSSSPGVSFAFDKGKMKAYKGTASVELMSYNVGQWYNMRMVIDTAAQRFDLYIDGEKLVDQAAFRQSMTDIKRIDFYANSSNYGSVNVDNIRVTQGIGYSKTDATLSSISSSAGELTRLDETHYSIQVPSETEQITLTPTASSPNAASVTVNEISVSSGTVSVPIELTGDQTDIPVVVTAEDNKTMVSYTVTVNRISPLMDASLRGLEISSGTLSPDFNKDTLEYTVKVPYEVAYMTFTPTASNSQADISINEKSIASGHESSEIPLLVGENEIELLVVSQDGTANAIYKVVVTREVNSKGAVTGIVQDTGANHLSGVLVTLTDGVHNYSGHTDPSGSFTFSSIEPGSNYQLSASKAGYEDATLQGIEVTAGQTTSGLQVTLPANRAVASLHGKTSVRAGEVLDSAFRISNVSASVYSAVYTAEINITFDTNQVEWLSVDTDLPKLSFEQKELTDEGHLAVKVAMQDNQPLPADTDLFNAHWKAKESAALSETSIGLTAVFENGWGEAFNGVPSEHAFVVTKDWKTALQSLMEETQLIYDQSVEGDHKGEYPAGAKAPLAASLSEAGAVLSDVIATDVQWQQAFDHLEQAKQIFLVLVRSEDAGSSDGNNGESDNDGSSGGSNGSDDIGSGSDGNSDNSNSGGSDGSSNSGSSSSSSDQTTSTDTGIDTSKPGVTATADSKGTAVISKKAFEHAVSTATTDESGKKVVQIKVQSTDSKKEYGVQLPASSLTGGKGSYSIQLETPAGTLVLSNEMLSGPTSAQTVEVRLAQLPKENLNTADQNRFGQRPVLDMQVLVDGKAISWNNPEAPVTVKVPYEPSNRELQNPEQIAVVYVDGNGHVTPVPNGHYDASTGQVVFATKHFSRYGVVFEPKSFTDLTDVEWARKSIETLASRGVIEGVTNRSFNPQDSITRADFLVLLVRALEFQSKTSASFDDVQPDAYYASAISTARAYGITSGSGDNQFQPGQLITREDTMVLTARALEAAKQLSSSDTSAQPAAFRDAADISNYAVSSIAALTASGFVQGDESGLHPKENLSRAQAAAMLYRILVKQ
- a CDS encoding carbohydrate ABC transporter permease, whose protein sequence is MPFLSRWESPIAGYLFLSPWLLGFVLLTLGPILMSLYYSFTDYSLLDAPHWVGTKNYSYILTEDDTFRDSLKVTLLFVLFSVPVKLITALLVAMLLNKNIKGISFYRTMIYFPSLIGTSIAVSILWKNIFSQDGFINQALALVGIEGKAWIANPSTSLGTLVLLVAWQFGSAMIIFLAGLKQIPRDLYEASSVDGASKVRQFFTITLPMLSPILLFNFVQSTINSFQMFTQAFIITNGGPVNSTYVYVMYLYERAFSKFQMGYASSLAWILLVIIAVVTAVIFATSKYWVYYETQGGKGK